In one Lolium rigidum isolate FL_2022 chromosome 3, APGP_CSIRO_Lrig_0.1, whole genome shotgun sequence genomic region, the following are encoded:
- the LOC124700283 gene encoding cytochrome c oxidase subunit 6b-3-like gives MADNVVNPHDKMRSRDVNKVARGEQAPRPPHEPGSVADSPPAPPDGGTIELRTAPSDFRFPTTNQTRHCYVRYLEYHRCMKAKEGDNSECAKFQRYYRSLCPTDWVVEWNRQREEGIFPGPI, from the exons ATGGCGGACAACGTCGTGAACCCGCACGACAAGATGCGCAGCCGGGACGTGAACAAGGTGGCCCGAGGGGAGCAGGCGCCGAGGCCGCCGCACGAGCCCGGCAGCGTGGCGGACTcgccgccggccccgccggacggcggcaccatcgagctGCGCACCGCGCCGAGCGACTTCCGGTTCCCGACCACGAACCAGACGCGCCACTGCTACGTGCGCTACCTCGAGTACCACAG GTGTATGAAGGCCAAGGAAGGTGATAACTCGGAGTGCGCGAAGTTCCAGCGTTACTACAGATCTCTTTGCCCCACGGATTGG GTCGTCGAGTGGAACCGGCAGAGGGAGGAAGGGATATTCCCAGGACCCATCTGA